In Candidatus Promineifilum breve, one genomic interval encodes:
- a CDS encoding pyridoxal-phosphate dependent enzyme, whose amino-acid sequence MIDLSIHEAGLERAVRRARERNIIIPTFEQQRNPALIPDAVKSRLGDIGLWDLNPANLFRITWHNQPAATGGGYGPVNTIEFPKEITGVDARIVVLVGKWFPTGAHKVGAAFGCLVPRLVTGQFDPSTQKAVWPSTGNYCRGGAYDSNLLGCESVAILPEGMSRERFEWLEGVAGEIIKTPGSESNVKEIFDKCWELRATGEDLVIFNQFEEFGNYLWHYSVTGPAMHEVLKGIMGEGDVYRGLASSTGSAGTIACGDYMKEQFPGSLICASEALQCPTLLNNGFGSHRIEGIGDKHVPWVHNVKNTDLVVAIDDAAPVAIMRLFNEDAGREYLKQQGVSADLIDLLPDLGISGISNLLSTIKMAKYYEMTGNDVLLTIATDSMEMYGSRVEEYRELEGEFTPLDAAGVYHRYLLGENTANMLELTYPERKRVHNLKYYTWVEQQGRSYEELMAQWYDPTYWTSIHGLDKQIDRLIERFNEKVMLGEKATA is encoded by the coding sequence ATGATCGACCTGTCCATCCACGAAGCGGGTCTGGAACGCGCCGTGCGGCGCGCCCGCGAGCGCAACATCATCATCCCTACCTTTGAGCAGCAGCGCAACCCGGCCCTCATCCCCGACGCCGTCAAGAGCCGTCTGGGCGACATCGGCCTGTGGGACCTGAACCCGGCCAACCTGTTTCGCATCACCTGGCACAACCAGCCGGCGGCCACGGGCGGCGGCTATGGCCCGGTGAACACCATCGAATTCCCCAAAGAGATCACCGGCGTCGATGCCCGCATCGTCGTGCTGGTCGGCAAGTGGTTCCCCACTGGCGCGCACAAGGTCGGCGCGGCCTTCGGCTGCCTCGTGCCGCGGCTGGTCACCGGCCAGTTCGACCCCAGCACGCAGAAGGCCGTCTGGCCCAGCACCGGCAACTACTGCCGTGGCGGGGCCTACGACTCCAACCTGCTGGGCTGCGAATCAGTCGCCATCCTGCCCGAAGGCATGAGCCGCGAACGGTTCGAGTGGCTCGAAGGCGTGGCCGGCGAGATCATCAAGACCCCCGGCTCGGAAAGCAACGTCAAGGAAATTTTCGACAAGTGCTGGGAGCTGCGGGCGACGGGCGAAGACCTGGTCATCTTCAACCAGTTCGAGGAGTTCGGCAACTACCTGTGGCACTACAGCGTCACCGGCCCGGCGATGCACGAGGTGCTCAAGGGCATCATGGGCGAGGGCGACGTCTATCGCGGTCTGGCCTCCTCCACCGGCTCGGCCGGGACGATCGCCTGTGGCGATTACATGAAGGAGCAGTTCCCCGGCAGCCTGATTTGTGCCAGCGAGGCGCTGCAATGCCCGACGCTGCTGAACAACGGCTTCGGCTCGCACCGCATCGAGGGCATCGGCGACAAGCACGTGCCCTGGGTGCACAACGTCAAGAACACCGACCTGGTGGTGGCGATTGATGACGCCGCGCCGGTGGCGATCATGCGCCTGTTCAACGAGGACGCGGGGCGGGAGTATCTGAAGCAGCAAGGCGTGTCGGCCGACCTGATCGACCTGCTGCCCGACCTGGGCATCTCCGGCATCTCCAACCTGCTATCGACGATCAAGATGGCGAAATACTACGAGATGACCGGCAACGACGTACTGCTGACCATCGCCACCGACTCGATGGAGATGTACGGCAGCCGCGTGGAAGAGTACCGCGAGCTGGAAGGCGAGTTCACCCCGCTCGACGCGGCCGGCGTCTACCACCGCTACCTGCTGGGCGAGAACACGGCCAACATGCTGGAGCTGACCTACCCGGAGCGCAAGCGCGTCCATAACCTGAAGTATTACACCTGGGTGGAGCAGCAGGGCCGGAGCTATGAGGAACTGATGGCCCAGTGGTATGACCCGACGTATTGGACGAGTATTCATGGGCTGGATAAGCAGATCGACCGCTTGATTGAGCGGTTTAATGAGAAGGTAATGTTAGGGGAGAAGGCGACGGCGTAG